The Lepeophtheirus salmonis chromosome 1, UVic_Lsal_1.4, whole genome shotgun sequence genome has a segment encoding these proteins:
- the LOC121127438 gene encoding uncharacterized protein: MVQGDEADSDCFLARLSWEDIIFPKILPLLDAQDQFRLWETSHYFRDLMNCYFSQSKTLNLDARNINQEVFKVLTQFTTSFRVVRIRNASWLNDDMLRRLFPSNPGLCTLEINNCHHLTAKIVHSLSLNCKNIRRLIFKDCHWITKGSIEFLAHHLHSLIEINLTGCWELVDDTLLRLFSRCRRLEIISVANIYSLTDKTMRGLANFSPNLKSLDIRGCWRITDLGLNSVAEYCKHIWDLRVADCTNISEKSLQRLRLKNVRIDKPLNPFYNFNTNLLFLQV; encoded by the exons atggTCCAAGGAGACGAGGCGGATTCTGATTGTTTTTTGGCTCGCTTGAGTTGGGAGGATATTATTTTTCCTAAGATCCTTCCCCTTCTTGATGCTCAAGATCAGTTTCGACTTTGGGAGACATCCCACTACTTTCGAGATTTGATGAATTGTTACTTTTCTCAATCCAAGACATTGAACTTAGATGCTCGAAACATAAATCAGGAAGTTTTTAAG GTATTAACTCAGTTTACGACATCTTTTCGAGTGGTACGAATTCGAAATGCAAGTTGGTTAAATGATGATATGCTAAGAAGGTTGTTTCCTTCTAATCCTGGACTCTGCACTCTAGAAATCAATAATTGTCATCACTTGACTGCCAAAATAGTTCACTCTCTTTCCCTCAATTGCAAAAATATCCGGAG ACTTATATTCAAAGATTGTCATTGGATTACAAAAGGTTCAATTGAGTTTTTAGCTCATCATCTCCATAGtttgattgaaattaacttAACAGGTTGTTGGGAACTTGTTGATGATACTCTCCTACGACTCTTTTCACGATGTCGTAGACTTGAAATAATTTCAGTCGCCAACATATATTCACTCACGGATAAAACCATGAGAGGACTTGCAAATTTTTCCCCCAATTTGAAGAGTCTAGATATTCGTGGTTGTTGGAGAATTACAGATCTAGGACTCAATTCTGTTGCTGAGTATTGTAAACATATTTGGGATCTTAGAGTTGCGGATTGCACGAATATATCTGAGAAGTCTCTTCAAAGACTTCGACTCAAGAATGTACGCATTGATAAACCGCTGaatccattttataattttaataccaatttattatttctacaagtctaa
- the LOC121127482 gene encoding uncharacterized protein gives MSNSHRSPSWSSRDDHIEGNASLDEDWEVTPPRKRSRRYSSTSSSSSLESSRQTLRKRSLSCSSYSSDSLEGEQSRSRPLELSEDADTELMCHRKRALALGHFRLLYRIDGGVSLEDTKTFRDAMRDFDGKIRYVKVPTGFVGSHYPKTRYSKLRISQPCPGIGTRFNVVWSLPSGEVQIDYSVKLYDFDAIQSVEIECDAKSPKSPWFGLVDPRVIPTYDEKVNFDANVFWTVGFLFKHFRTCGIEEWDKEISDLRNSFWDNRDNVSNRLAIPPSIPINLSSNRREKEVKSGGNPSTIRGNDNLVVLAGSRLSSDDYSVRSEELNTRYTGCVTEWRGNFGFLSCTHINGRVFLHSSDIIWSSDTRERLIELPIGASVNFELTLDAQKRYKAITAKLFL, from the exons ATGTCGAACAGCCACCGGAGTCCATCTTGGTCATCTCGAGATGATCATATCGAAGGGAATGCCTCTCTGGACGAAGACTGGGAAGTTACACCTCCTAGAAAGAGATCTCGAAGATATTCGTCCACTTCAAGCTCGTCCTCCTTGGAGTCATCTAGACAGA CCCTACGAAAAAGGTCCCTCTCTTGCTCTTCATATTCCTCAGACTCCTTAGAAGGAGAGCAATCCCGTTCCCGGCCCCTAGAACTAAGTGAAGATGCAGACACCGAGCTCATGTGCCATCGTAAAAGAGCTCTTGCCTTGGGTCATTTTAGACTTTTATATCGAATTGATGGAGGCGTGTCTCTTGAGGATACAAAGACGTTTAGAGATGCTATGAGGGATTTTGATGGGAAGATACGATATGTAAAGGTTCCTACTGGATTTGTAGGTTCTCATTATCCTAAGACTCGCTATTCGAAACTAAGAATCAGCCAACCTTGTCCTGGTATTGGCACTCGCTTTAATGTTGTCTGGTCTTTACCGAGTGGCGAAGTCCAGATTGATTATTCTGTAAAACTTTACGACTTTGATGCTATACAGAGTGTTGAAATTGAATGTGATGCCAAAAG TCCTAAGTCTCCATGGTTTGGCCTAGTGGATCCGCGGGTCATACCAACCTACgatgaaaaagttaattttgatgcAAATGTCTTTTGGACtgttggatttctttttaagcattttaGGACATGTGGAATTGAGGAGTGGGATAAAGAAATCTCTGATCTTAGAAATAGTTTTTGGGATAATCGGGATAATGTTTCTAATAGGTTAGCTATCCCACCCTCCATACCCATCAACTTATCAAGTAACAGAAGGGAGAAAGAAGTTAAGTCAGGTGGGAATCCAAGCACTATCAGAGGAAATGACAATCTAGTTGTTTTAGcagg GAGTCGTTTATCTTCTGATGATTATTCAGTCAGGTCTGAGGAACTCAATACACGATACACCGGCTGTGTCACGGAATGGAGGGGTAATTTCGGATTTTTGTCTTGTACTCATATCAATGGTAGAGTATTTCTTCATTCGTCTGATATCATTTGGTCATCAGACACTAGAGAACGCTTAATTGAATTACCAATTGGAGCATCTGTTAATTTTGAGTTGACTCTCGACGCACAAAAAAGGTATAAGGCCATTACAGCTAAGTTGTTTCTGTAA
- the LOC121127446 gene encoding mucolipin-3, whose product MNPMNDPDPLGRRIYVDDDDENDFPSRLDFLFPVSSVETYDSEEEHLYLNEEQNLKKKMAFFFMDPIQKWKARKQIPWKLVLQFLKLVFVTLQLVIFCNFRYAHTNYNQDSHTALQHFFLKDWDEVREIHAYPPPTGTYAIYKRSSFYNYLDFALKAFKNLPDEAINLVKHSRNGTIGFCVESAPKLSSNTVKIQCLEIELESISSNFSSLDYLNTHNFTIPWTRAERMHLNFTIMTKTTRHLDPINGPECFEFFIKILFENSDHDGQIPVELISIPLQTNCESNSEKTLTTFSILIRILNYWVVLLCTSSLILCIRALVRAHLLKMEAVKFFKRRFGWSLSYKEMLDFLNIWYILICINDVLIIFGSIIKDAIESRYAISYSWDICSLCLGCGNLLVWIGMLRYLGFFKTYNVLILTLKGCVPNVMRFLLCASLIYFGFVFCGWVILGPYHFKFNSILSTSECLFSLINGDDMFATFNSMPNKASPIVWAFSKIYLYIFISLFIYVILSLFIAIIMDTYDIIKDYYKHGWPVRRIHSFYQRANYDPDPSIFQDPDLFTYDGQSGIGVRRVLRNMSSVISSSVNS is encoded by the exons ATGAATCCAATGAATGACCCGGATCCATTAGGACGCAGGATTTATGTGGATGATGACGATGAAAATGATTTTCCTTCGAGgttggattttttgtttcctgTATCCTCTGTGGAGACATATGATTCTGAGGAAGAGCACCTTTATTT GAATGAGGAAcagaatttgaaaaagaaaatggctTTTTTCTTCATGGACCCCATTCAGAAATGGAAAGCACGTAAACAGATTCCATGGAAGCTCGTTCTCCAATTTTTGAAACTCGTATTTGTTACACTCCAATTGGTCATTTTTTGCAATTTCCGTTATGCTCATACAAATTATAACCAGGATAGTCATACTGCATTACAGCATTTCTTCCTCAAAGACTGGGATGAAGTTCGTGAGATCCATGCGTATCCACCTCCAACTGGAACATACGCAATTTATAAAAGAAGctcattttataattacttgGACTTTGCTCTCAAAGCCTTTAAAAATCTTCCAGATGAAGCCATCAATCTAGTAAAGCATTCTCGAAATGGAACGATTGGATTTTGCGTTGAGAGTGCTCCAAAATTATCGTCTAATACTGTAAAAATTCAATGTCTGGAAATAGAGTTGGAATCTATATCATCCAATTTCTCAAGTCTTGATTATTTAAATACCCATAATTTTACAATCCCTTGGACCCGTGCCGAGCGGatgcatttaaattttacaatcaTGACAAAAACAACTCGACATTTGGATCCTATAAATGGACCAGAATGCtttgagttttttataaaaatcctcttTGAGAACTCAGATCATGATGGGCAAATCCCAGTTGAATTAATTAGTATTCCTCTGCAAACAAATTGTGAGAGCAACTCTGAAAAAACCCTCACGacgttttcaattttaattcgAATTCTTAATTACTGGGTCGTGCTTCTATGTACTTCTTCTCTGATTTTATGCATTAGAGCCCTAGTAAGAGCACACCTCTTAAAAATGGAGGCTGTCAAGTTTTTTAAAAGGCGTTTCGGATGGTCTCTATCATATAAAGAAATGTTGGACTTTCTAAACATATG gtatattttaatttgtataaacgACGTTCTCATCATCTTTGGGTCTATTATAAAAGACGCAATCGAGTCTCGCTATGCTATCAGTTACTCTTGGGACATTTGTAGCTTATGTTTGGGCTGCGGGAATCTCCTTGTATGGATTGGAATGCTCCGttatcttggattttttaaaacctaCAATGTTCTCATTTTAACCCTCAAAGGCTGCGTTCCAAATGTGATGAGGTTTTTGCTTTGCGCTagtcttatttattttggatttgtATTTTGTGGCTGGGTCATTCTGGGTCcttatcattttaaattcaactCTATCCTTTCCACTTCAGAGTGTTTGTTTTCTCTCATTAATG GAGACGACATGTTCGCAACCTTCAATTCCATGCCCAATAAAGCGAGTCCAATTGTTTGGGccttctcaaaaatatatctctacATTTTCATCAGTCTATTCATATATGTCATCCTCTCTCTATTCATAGCCATAATTATGGATACTTATGACATCATTAAGGACTATTACAAGCATGGGTGGCCTGTTCGAAGGattcattcattttatcaaaGAGCCAATTATGATCCAGATCCTAGTATATTTCAGGACCCTGATTTGTTTACCTATGATGGCCAGAGCGGTATTGGAGTGAGGAGAGTACTTAGAAACATGTCTTCTGTGATTTCATCCTCTGTCAATTCCTGA